The Sulfolobales archaeon region TCCTCGAAAACCCATCTAGGGCTGCACCCATGTTCCTCTCGGTCTCTCCGAACCACTTGCTCAGCATACCCTCTATATTCAGCTTGGCGGCCCTCACACCGAGCTCATAGGCTATTGATGATGCTAGCGTTGTCTTCCCACCCCCGGGAGGGCCGAAGATCATGATTGATTTGAAGAAGTGGGGGTTCCTGGAGAGGGGCTTCAGAATAGCCCTCGATATTATATCTGCTATGCTCTGGCTGAGAACAAGCTCCGAGAACCTCTTCGTCCTCCTGATCGGCGAGAGCCCCTGTGGGAGCAGTGCTTGCGAGGATATCTCAGGCTTCTTGAGGCTACGTATGGAGGAGCTGATCTGGGGTGCGACGACGAGATCTGCTAGTGTGAAGAATATAGATGTGTTCGCAAGCCTCTCGGGCATCGACGTGAGGATCGCCATCTTATATCTATAACCCCTTATCGCTGAGAACCCGTAGAACCTTGCCACAGCAGATATGAATCTCTGTATGCCTGACTGCCCGGGCTGTGCTGACTCCTGCTCCAACGCTATATCTACATCTGTTATGAACGCCACCACGTGGAGGTTACCCGGGGCTCTGCCATGGTACATGGAGATCTCGGAGTGGAGCTCCTCCTCAGCTGTGAGTGTATGTGCCTCGCTATAGCTCCTCACAGTAACATATATCTTATCATCTATGATGTAGCCGCTGAAGAGCCTCAGGATATTCCATGTTATCGATAGGGAGGCTGGGTCTTGTATTTTGATAACGACTATTGGGGATTTAGATGCAGCTGCTATCCTTGCTAGTGTTGCTATGTAGTTCATCGCCTCCTCATCGCTTATCGATATGTCTCTCCAGATATCCTCCCTCTCCTCGTACTCCTCCCTCTCAACCCTCCTTACCCTGTGGCTCAACCCACTACCTCCTAATGCTTTCGATGCCCTGAAAAAGCTATCTCTCTATCTTCTGGATCACTGCCTCGGCCATCTTGGTATCGAGGAGGATCTTTCTCGGGCTTCTCCACGGGGATCTATCTGCTATGGTCTCTGCACCCTTCTCTAAAAGCTCCTTCTCAAGCCTCTGTGCAGCCCTCCTTATCAGTGGTAGCCCAGCCTCTGTAACCACTATTAGTGGGTCTTGCCCATCGACGTATATCGCTAGCCCCAGCTTCTCCAGCCTCTCACCTATTTTTCTAAAGTATTTAGCCCCTATACTCATCCCAAGCTCCCTAGAAATCGATATCTTCCTCACATACCCCCTCCTAGCTAGGAGCAGGATCACTGGTACTCCTCCCCTGACATCGCATGCTAGGGATACTATTGCCTCTACATCCGGGTCTACACCGCCAGCCTTCTCCCCCTCGATAGCTCCCTCACCTCC contains the following coding sequences:
- a CDS encoding AAA family ATPase, producing MSHRVRRVEREEYEEREDIWRDISISDEEAMNYIATLARIAAASKSPIVVIKIQDPASLSITWNILRLFSGYIIDDKIYVTVRSYSEAHTLTAEEELHSEISMYHGRAPGNLHVVAFITDVDIALEQESAQPGQSGIQRFISAVARFYGFSAIRGYRYKMAILTSMPERLANTSIFFTLADLVVAPQISSSIRSLKKPEISSQALLPQGLSPIRRTKRFSELVLSQSIADIISRAILKPLSRNPHFFKSIMIFGPPGGGKTTLASSIAYELGVRAAKLNIEGMLSKWFGETERNMGAALDGFSRSGGGFLIIRNIESIFVQHNTGTGGEDSTMARTREILVNKIMEGAENVVMVITVSSISKLPEYLVKDPIFGNIKIPIPPPPSKEHVKALLTSFIERYTAEVGVSVNRDQKMENAINYISEAIVGYTPREIEAIAKHAVIAAVASGRDTLSITDLYTAVESFTVDLVTRASDLESMHRTSKMLGAPTMVLNEIERLMQIVNSKKNKRSILS